The Sebastes umbrosus isolate fSebUmb1 chromosome 4, fSebUmb1.pri, whole genome shotgun sequence genomic sequence AACAAACCACTTGTCCAGTCCTTGACAAGTCTGAGCAGTTTTGTGATCAAGTCAAAGCCGAGTCCATTGGGGTCATGTCCGAGTCAAGTCCCGCAACAGCTGACTCCAGTATGCTAAACAAACATCTGGACTCGTCGAGTCTGTCACAGGTGGTGGCCGACACCGAGACAAATCAGAGTCATATCACCCTTTACAAGTCAGAGACAGAACCCCCATAAGACCGAGACAAAACAGCCACAAGTTCAAGTCAAGTCCATGTCAAAACACCCACGAGGCAGACACAAGTCCGAGTCAAGAGAAGTCTAagtcaaaacaaccacaagacAGACAAATCAGAGTCAAGACAAGTCCATGTCAAAACATGTCCAAGTCAAAACATCCACAAGACACCCACGAGGCAGACACAAGTCCACGTCAAAACACCCATAAAACAGACAAATCAGAGTCAAGACGAGTCCACATCAAAACACCCATGAGGCAGACACAAGGCGGGTCAAGACAAGTCCATGTCATAACACCCACAAGACAGACAAGTCAAAACGGAGACGGAGATGAGTCCAAGGCAAAACATCTATGTGACCCAACACGTCTGAGTTAACAGAAAAAGACGCCAGACTTGAGATCAAACACAGATTTGAGTGCTTCAGCCTGCTCTACAGGCAGTAACACACAGAGCAACGTTTTGGGCAACGCAAAAACAagtatgttgtttgtttgtacatTGTGTCACCGTTACAGGCAACATTTGTAACCTCAAGGTAACGAGATCATCAAGTCACGATCTGACGATTATAGGAACAAATGTGATCAAACAGAGCAGGGCTCAGTTTGAAGACTGGAGTTCAATACTAAAAATAAATCAGGTGCCAGACACCCGGCAACCATTCAACACCAACAGTGTGACCCAGAACACATGCACAATCTGAGGGTGAAGCTTTactctccatgtcaatcatttCCCGATTACTTTTTTAAGACAGCGGCTAGTTTCCAGAGAATAAATTAAAGCTGGTAGTGTTTTAAGGAAACTAAATCACACATCATTTTGGACTGACCAAGAAAGTAAAGTGTTGTCTCCTGCTCTTTGTTGAGTGACAGCACAAACGGTAAATCCTGTCGAGTCTCCTGGTGAAGGATGTGGCGAGTGTCACATGATGGCCGCAGCGACAGTGAAGTAGGCTGAGGCTGGAAACAGAACGACGACTCCAGTGTCTGACAGGGAATAATGGGGGTTGTGGGCCTATATTGCACAGGGGTTGGTGAGATCCTCAAACACTGTCGGTTCTTCGATACCTCGTGCAAACAGCTTGATCAACTGGCATTGCACTCTGGGAACAACAACAAAGGAGAAGGTGTTTTTGAAAGAGAAATTCAACCAgggttaaaattagggctgtcaattgattaaaatagttaatcgtgattaatcgctaatttatcgcacattttttatccgttcaaaatgtaccttaaagggagatttgtgaagtatgcaatactcttatcaacatgggagtgggaaaatatgctgctttaagcaaatgtatgtatatatttggtattggaaatcaattaataacacaaaacaatgacaaatattgtccagaaaccctcacaggtactgcatttagcataaagaatatgatcaaatcataacatggcaacctcaagcccaacaggcaacaacagctgtcagtgtgtcagtgtgctgacttgactatgacttgccccaaaactgcatgtgattatcataaagtgggcatgtctgtaaaggggagacttgtgggtacccatagaacccattttcattcacatatcttgaggtcagaggtcaagcaacccctttgaaaatgaccatgtcaGGTTTTCCTTGCCAACATTTTGTGTAAGTTTTGAGCCTTATTTAGTCCCCtgcccgacaagctagtatgacatggttggtaccgatggatgccttaggtttttctagattcatatgatagtagtattcattctagctttaaaactgagtccactacaacctaaaaatcgcaagttgcattaatgcgttaaagaaattagttgcgttaaaacaaatttgcgttaacgagttattatcgcattaactttgacagccatagttaCAATATTTGACAGTAGCAAAGTAAGAGACTCCCAGAGGGTTGAGGTACCTGACGTCGATGGCTGTGTGGGTCAGGATCTCGCCGTCGCAGTTCCAGCTGCTGTAGGCGGGGGCACAGCCGCAAGCCGGGTGATCTCGGCAGATCTGACTGAAGATCTGGTGTTTGCCGTTCTCCCGCAGGTCCAGGTCTGAGTCGCTCTGGCAGTGACGCGGTGTGAAGCGGAAACGTCGCACTCGGTGGACCTCAACAAAGGTCAGGTCAAACTGGTCGAGACAGAAcgagacagtgagagacagcAGGTGTAACAGGTGATTATGTAGAGAGACCATAAACCAGAATGCTGTTTTATTACCTGGTCGTCCTTGCTGGTGTGTCGTAAGAGGTGTCTGAGGAAGTTGAAGCGGGAACATTTTCGGACCAGGATGAGGTCGGTGGTGCCGTCGGCCAGGTGAGCGGCAGGTGAGAGGCCTTTGGGGCTGCGAGGACAAGCACAGCTCATACTGGCAGCGTTTATAGCCAGGAACTTCCCTCGGATTGTCCTCCACTCGGTGTCACTTTCTAAAACAAAACCCCCCGAAAAGACAGATTTGATCtttcttgctgctgctgctgccgaaCCACCATCACTTCAGGTAGTTTggcttttattattatataaaatgttgatatttaaacaatattGACTGCAGAGTTTCAGGAGTTCAACCACAGTTAACAAGAACAAGAACCCTTAAACCTTAAAGCTCCCagatcatgctaattttcaggttcatacttgtatgttgtgtttctactagaacatgtttacatgctgtaatgttcgaacaaacactttattttcctcatactgtctgcctgaatataacaaaaatgcatactactactttattcacacaatagtatgttgaacgatagtacaaaTATTGAGTATGttgtgcatagtatgtgatttcggacgaagccatATGCTGCAACCataaaataaactgggacacatttagattgtttacgtttaaaactgtgaactGTGTCTATAGATTGgtaatttgtgacatcacaaacggacggcttgtttcaaaggcgcAGTTTCTGATTacgggttgtgtgtatttctccgtggattgagcgttttgatactttcacagtatttatacagcacctagacctgctttgtaataaaaaacatttaatataatCACACAATATACTGAGCAGCTTTAAAAAGTTGAGGTTCAAAGTTTATTCCTGATCTTGGTCATGTGATCGAAACCTCCAGAACAGCTAAATtaaatggaccttgaggtgAGATTATTCTGGGTCAATTGTGGGTTCCAAGGTCAAGAGTGAACTTGGTGTCTCAATTTAAAGCCAACATGGACAAGacgtaaaagaaaaaaagagatattTGAACATCTGCAATTCCATGACAACTCTGTCTGCTGATGAAGTTCATGGGATATGAGTGacagctccagaacagctactaaatggacggATGGTTGATTGTTTTGTCCGCATTAAGAAGGTATTATATAGCTTTTCATGTTAACGCTGGTAATTATAGTTTCAGGACGATTCCGTGGCGTGCCCCAGGGCTCCATTCATGGACCACTTTGATTTCCAAATACAGTATTAATATATTCTAAGACACAAGTATATCAAACAACTTTGGACGTGTTGGAAGgtgtatttttttatcacttttgaTGAAACCAGGATATCTTAATCCAAAGACAGTAATTTTCTTACTAACTGTGTTTTAGAAGCTCAGAATGAGGATTTGTTGGACTCACCGCTGTCTGATCCTTCATCCGCCTCGTACCTGTCAGCTTTCTCTGAAAGTAGCTGCCCGTTGTGCTGACAAACCACACAGCTGGAAATTTACAGACACAGcaatgttattttaaaaaaaaggcataaaacaACATGTAAGCAGAACACAACTGTTTTAGCTACTAAACTTGTCCGTTAAATCAGCTGAACCGAGTCATTAGCTAACCTTCGCTGAATTCTGTTTTAActgctaaactaaacttgaaCTGTCTGGCAACTAAACTGAACCATCAGCTTACCCGAAGTGAACCAAATAGTGATGGTTGTTAAATGAAACTGTTAGCTTACCTGAAACAAACTATTTTAGCTATTAAACATTAGCTAACTTGAACCAAAGATGCTCTCTAACAAAAGATAATGATTACTTAAGATTACTTCCTGTCTTCCCAGCATCCCCTCACCTCGTTTGGACGTGTTGTAACCATAGAAacagaataggagtagaacggacattcccattcaaatcaacgtagccggatggtcagagcggcggccattttTATGCGTACCATTGCGACCATTTTAGCGGGCGGAGTTTAACggcttaatgcttcatccacacactcttgtcacagcggaggaaagcacagtgctatcGCGTAGATGAGTGACGACtttgttcggctcattttctgtaaccagtgaagcattaaagcatggtggaattagctaGCTCGCTACATAGCATCTCTCTCACCCGGATCGACACCTGGCGGCGTCCCGTGGCGTTCCCACGATGCCTTTGGCCGGCAGGTAGGACACTGTTCCTTCATAGTAATGATGAGTCAGGAACATCTTCACACCTGCAGGAGTCAGAGCGTCATCAAGGTAAATAAATGGGACGACCAAGGATTACTCTCGTCTTCATTATCAGTACACAGTCTGTTCATAAACACATGGTAGTTATACCTGCTCTAATACTACATTCATATCTGCTGTCTTTCATGCAGTACTTGTATTGCTGAGTCCGTCCTGCTCTGTGTTTGTATTCTgttggttgtgtttttgtatgttcttGTTATTCCATATAGAGTGTGTAACTGTAATATTCTGTAAGACTATGGTGGAAGAAACATTCATATcattacttaaataaaagtagtaataccacaatataaaaatactcatCAATacagcaaaaatatataaacttaAAAGGTTCTTAACTTATAACCTTATTAaactattatattattggatcattattattgatgtattaTGTAAGCAATACTTCAATGTTGTTGGTCGATCACAGAGGAGCTAATTTGATCTACATCGTATACTTTTGatagtttaatctgtaacaatggATCACATTATATaaactggtgttttgtttttaaaatcagtatttgaaaagtaaaataaataaataataaataaataaagtaaaagttaATTTAgcgaagtaaaaagtacaatgtttctctctgaattgtagttgagtagaagtataaagtagcataaaatggaaatactcgaGTAAAGTCAAGCATCTaaactagggctatcaatcgattcaaatatttaaaattgatcacacattttttatctgttcaaaatgtaccttaaagagtaagtatttaatactcttatcaacatgggagtgggcaaatatgctgctttatgcaaatgtatgtaaatatttattactggaaatcaattattaacacaaaaccatgacaatattgtccagaaaccctcacaggtactgcatttagcataagaaatacgctcaaatcataacatggcaaactgcagcccaacaggcaacaacagctgtcagtgtgtcagtgtgctgacttgactatgacttgtccaaaactgcatgtgattatcataaagtgggcatgtctgtaaagtggagactcgtgggtacccatagaacccattttcattcacatatcttgaggtcagaggtcaagggacccctttgaaaatggccatgcaagtttttccttgccaaaattgaggttaagtttgtagcgttatttagcctcctttgcgatgtagttattatcacgttaactttgacagccctaatctaaaAACATGTTGTATTTCTACCTGAGAGGTCGTATCTGGCCGGTCCcatccatctcttcctctcactGTCAGTTAGCACGTCGCCGTAGAAACCGTATCCCAGCAGGGAGACGGAGTATCGCAGGAAGGTGTTGTTGTGGTGAACCGAGCACACGTCCATTGGCTGAGAGTCTCCTGAACACACATAATATAAAAACACCCAATCAATTACGCCTATCACGTTACACTCAAATCTCTGTTTTTAAGAAACTCAATTAAAAAAGCTAGACCTGCAACCAGGTAAACCAGGTAACAGGGAAACATGTGTAACACACTTTAAAATGcatctttaaaaaagaaaaaaaaaagccttttattAATTCTAGCACACTGTTCTATTTCCAACGTgttatctgttttattatttttaacttaTATTATTGTTgggtatattattcatttttattttggtattatTTTTAATTCTCCCAATTCATTTTATTTGCCTCACTGAAGTTCCGAAATATTTTAATGCTGGTTCTACCCTGTAAAGCATTTTGTAACTTGGTTTTGAAAAATTCttcataaataaagtttattattaatgttatttaatCCTGTGGATGTCATATTACTTCCATATCTTTTTCATCTGTTTGCACTATATTTGTTCTTgtgcttttatgtgtttttatcctTGTATCTTTAAAccctctttgttttgttttaatatttgcatATACCAAAACCGTGGACTGACCGATGTCCTGTACAATAGTTCAGCGCCTATTTTCTGAAAGAACACTAGATGGCAGCATGAGCCCATGGAATGATGTGTATCACTGGATTTTCATTACGTTTGCTGTGACTATTTTGTCGGATAAACTGgatatggataaaaaaaaatggtgataTTTGTGTAACATACAATATAATCTTGAGATAATATGACGTATAGCAGCAACGGGCTAAAGCTGCCAATGtgatgtctatgtatatatatatatatatctatggtCCATACAGTCTATGTGTATAACATGTTAAACAACCTGTGTGGTGCTGAAATGATTCATGTTATAGTTGATGTGTAGTGACACCATGTGACTGACCCACGATGATGTGCAGTGCAGAGGTCACGGGGTCGTTGGTGCCCACAGTGGCGAAGCAGATACAGTCTGTTGagcctgaaacaaacaaacagatagTTTAATGTTCCAGTGAGGTGAAGAGCAGGACTGATGGTTCTGACAGCATCAAATattctgattattttcataaatgtTGCCTCTTTGAATAAAGattttacaacaacaacaacactgctgCACCGAGCACCAGCAGCCATTAATTAAGCAGGTGAGCTTGCTT encodes the following:
- the LOC119486963 gene encoding ceramide kinase-like gives rise to the protein MERPGRLLLLSELRVRNAACDVSLSRSLLTWKRRISSPVYHPFRPSVCHSVSVSEIISVREEEEENSSRRTDDGSWKKIKEREGKDCRQAFTVLYVERCQQHRWRCAEVTFTCPEGTLCQHWVSSIREQLAAITSRPKHLLVYINPYSGKRQGKRIYEQKVAPLFAQAGVSTHVIVTEYANYARDHLRTGAELKKFDGVVCVGGDGMFSEVIHGLIWRTQIDGGVDQNCPDEALLPCSLRIGIIPAGSTDCICFATVGTNDPVTSALHIIVGDSQPMDVCSVHHNNTFLRYSVSLLGYGFYGDVLTDSERKRWMGPARYDLSGVKMFLTHHYYEGTVSYLPAKGIVGTPRDAARCRSGCVVCQHNGQLLSEKADRYEADEGSDSESDTEWRTIRGKFLAINAASMSCACPRSPKGLSPAAHLADGTTDLILVRKCSRFNFLRHLLRHTSKDDQFDLTFVEVHRVRRFRFTPRHCQSDSDLDLRENGKHQIFSQICRDHPACGCAPAYSSWNCDGEILTHTAIDVRVQCQLIKLFARGIEEPTVFEDLTNPCAI